The Dokdonia sp. 4H-3-7-5 genomic interval CTCCTCTTGATCCATAAATTCTTGAATCTTGCGATCTTCCCATTTCTTTAATCCTTTAAAGAAGCGGAAGCCTTTAAAAACATAAATCCAATGTACTAGCAGCGATAATCCCCAGAAAAATGGTGTTGTATAACGTACCCACCAAGGTGCATTGCCCAGCACATCGAAATTAAAGAACATCCCCGAGTAGAATAATTGCAGCAGGATGTTTATCACAAGATAAACCGTGAGATGCCTGTAAAATCCTTTCTCTTCTTCTACGCGTTTTTTTGCGCGTTCATATTTACTTGTATTTGATTCCATTATTTCTTGAATAGTGTATTAGACTGTGATTCGTTTTCTTCCTTTTTTAAATGCTCTTGTATCTTACGTTGCTCCCATCCCTTGCCTAAAAAAAAGTTGATTCCATATAGCTTGATGGCTTCTATCACGATACCCAGTAAAGAGAAACCTATTACCCAAAGTACCCACGGATTGCGAAACTCGTTTACATAGTAATTTATAGCTGCAACGATAGCCGAAATGATGATGGCATTAATAATCTTGCCATAAAATTTCTTAACATTTTGCACATGTTCTGTAGCTCTTTGATACTTTTCTTTCTGTGTTTCCATGTTAGTTTATTTAAAGTCTTCTTTACGAATGTACTCATCTATATTACGTTTTTCCCAATCTTTTGAAAAGAAAGGATTCCAGCCAAAGGTCTTTGCAGCATGACTTAGTATCCCGATTCCCCAACCTGCAATAGGAAATATTGCCCAGAAAAAGCCTGTAGTATAAAAGTTTAATACTAAGAAGAAGCATACAAAGATGAGGTAAGTACCTAGGTGTGTATAAAACTCTTTAAGCTCGCTTACTCTTGCTCTTGCTCTATCGTACTTTGTGTTTTCTGTTGATGTGTTCATGATGTTTGTTTTTTTGTTTGATGGTGTAAATATCATATCAAACCTTCTTTTTTTAAAGTAGTACTTACCGAAGTGTAGAAATTCATTACTGAATTGTAAAACTCTCCTAAACTGGTTGACATCCCTTCTTAGAAACCGTATCTTTATGTAAAAAAAGAAGCTATGTTCGGATTATTTAAAAAGAAAAGCGAAGTAGAAAAACTTCAGGAAAAACACAAAAAAATTTTAGAAAAGGCCTACCAACTATCTAAGAGTGATAGAAGTGCAAGTGATAGTCTATATGCAGAAGCTGCAGAGATTGAAAAGCAAATATCACAGCATTCGTAATTTTTAACGCAAATTATTAGCGTATTGTTAAATATTTGTAAAAAAAACTATATTTTAGACTTGCAAACATAAACACTCTAAAATGAAATCCC includes:
- a CDS encoding 2TM domain-containing protein; amino-acid sequence: MESNTSKYERAKKRVEEEKGFYRHLTVYLVINILLQLFYSGMFFNFDVLGNAPWWVRYTTPFFWGLSLLVHWIYVFKGFRFFKGLKKWEDRKIQEFMDQEEEEFSNRFRENRNP
- a CDS encoding 2TM domain-containing protein; protein product: MNTSTENTKYDRARARVSELKEFYTHLGTYLIFVCFFLVLNFYTTGFFWAIFPIAGWGIGILSHAAKTFGWNPFFSKDWEKRNIDEYIRKEDFK
- a CDS encoding Lacal_2735 family protein; translated protein: MFGLFKKKSEVEKLQEKHKKILEKAYQLSKSDRSASDSLYAEAAEIEKQISQHS
- a CDS encoding 2TM domain-containing protein — its product is METQKEKYQRATEHVQNVKKFYGKIINAIIISAIVAAINYYVNEFRNPWVLWVIGFSLLGIVIEAIKLYGINFFLGKGWEQRKIQEHLKKEENESQSNTLFKK